Sequence from the Nitrosospira multiformis genome:
GTCAGGGTGGAGCGATAGAAGATCCAGTCAGCGAGTTGGCGCGGAGCATTCACGTGGGTTCGGTGGCGTGTCAGAGCGCCATCGAATTCGCGAGTTATTGCCAGCGTGTAGTTCCGGCGAGGAATTTCTCTGGGCCATGACAAGGATTTCGGTGCTTCGTTACAGCGCGGTCAGCACATTTGCGGTAAAGGTAGTCAATATGAAAGTCCTGCGTGCAATCAAGTCTGTATTGCAATTCCAGATAATAGTAGCGGCCATGCTGATGGTTACGCCCGTATCCTGGGCCGAGACGATGGATTCCGGCAGCCCGGAGCAGGTCGTCAGTCATCTGCACGAGTCCCTGATCAAGGCAATGCGCGAAGGCGCAAAACTCGGCTATCGAGGCCGTCTCGAACTTCTGACCCCCGTCATCAATCAAACTCACGATCTGGACTTTATCGCACGTACCACTTTGGGTCCCAACTGGACTCAGCTGAGTACCGCTCAGCAGCAGACTTTCACGGATGTTTTCCGGAAGCTCAGCATTGGCACCTATGCGGGGTGGTTTAAAAGTCATGAGGGTGAGCGTTTTGAATTTCTGGAGCGGCAGGTCATGCCGCGAGAGCAGATAATGGTGCGCAGCAGGCTCGTTCCATTGAAGGGCGAG
This genomic interval carries:
- a CDS encoding HpnM family protein, with the protein product MTRISVLRYSAVSTFAVKVVNMKVLRAIKSVLQFQIIVAAMLMVTPVSWAETMDSGSPEQVVSHLHESLIKAMREGAKLGYRGRLELLTPVINQTHDLDFIARTTLGPNWTQLSTAQQQTFTDVFRKLSIGTYAGWFKSHEGERFEFLERQVMPREQIMVRSRLVPLKGEPVRFDYILRQGKEGWRIVNILADGVSDLALKRVEYRAILQRDGFQTLIDMLKKKIALTEEE